A single genomic interval of Psychroserpens sp. NJDZ02 harbors:
- a CDS encoding WGR domain-containing protein has translation MKYALIYKDDKSNKFWNIEVLGNAYTVTYGKTGTKGTSKTKTHDDAETCIKEADKVTLQKRKKGYVDADVTLSTTPIVVDDKAEAHKEEKTLVENSNTQIEDFENGVKIIEELIERNELMAAMEYSKQLHALNLSDEEVMMANHLSGKIAFKKHDLIAAEQYFLKGGAQSYYVLAKLYTQNREYANAFLYYEKKGTYKALFKAGSIAKVQGLRDAAYKYLKEAITIGEANVKSTLWKAYLKLGALYHTEDIKLAEDFYLKAIAFENSGTKAFNNLGVLYINNNRFEEALKVLNKAIVRFPEHSTAYFNTCCLYALQNQLDEANVWLEKALYYGFDRYKVKVDSDLKELIKTPVYKELMARYSFENRYLHHYKSKILQEHPEVIEDISFYKMPIEKGFEEVLKKAINVTQFSFDGALKTFPTVITKFKKLEKVKLTNNSIQDFPEEFLKMDIDCVSLELKFLKEFPVALGRLKNLEYFQLGSFKFQEIPKDIARFSDLITLTIKHAKVLTSIHREIGSLSNLCVLEIRDTTLTHLPVEIAELKKLSELTLSENPNIKYLPEEIFTMPSLDRIILHKNGFASTEATKLFEEGKQRRMEKRIMGVFLAILQDNDAYVEKNATFKDFLLALNSSVSMLRNKVLLRLNKQDLTVDLDANSEVLVLGKFDKSITAVKNEVKDMGYAVAKKWSAKTTHILIGEKPGDKLIPLLDKTVCWVTEKQIRPEDTKKSTPAVALNEMMTQQIKTLLDSTDDTNLTMAIEMIEATQSANVFAMCLFLNYQYSSDKDNKKNILSLIKGLEDEILVTLFAKKYGFKTASEKKVKEYIQKIPKLAGFNEVEFANTIFVLSGKGVDYLLENGTSEQKSKVLNTLVADGVLDFGYDCDIRTLPEEIGELEALTKLDLSHLKLKEFPVFLTKLVSLENICLVKTRLKTLPKEIANLKNLTKIDLNSCSFKKFPKEVYQLENIEYLSFDKGHSDSSQAISVIPEGISNLKKLRILKFDRNPITLLPNDIGELDALEYLGLMSNDISNLPESFGDLKSLKKLDITCFNEENPYDCSGILAKIKTLEELTISTSQFNVYANLSKMTSLKKLVISGSRDLKAKDWVAEGKKQLPNCEVGTLYNYVY, from the coding sequence ATGAAATACGCGCTTATATATAAGGACGATAAGTCTAATAAATTTTGGAACATTGAAGTATTAGGTAATGCATATACTGTAACTTATGGAAAAACGGGAACCAAAGGGACTTCTAAAACTAAAACACATGACGATGCAGAAACCTGTATTAAAGAAGCGGATAAAGTAACCTTGCAAAAGCGAAAAAAAGGGTATGTTGATGCTGATGTTACACTGTCAACGACTCCAATAGTTGTAGATGATAAAGCAGAAGCGCATAAAGAGGAAAAGACGCTAGTAGAAAATAGTAATACTCAAATTGAAGATTTTGAAAATGGGGTTAAAATTATAGAAGAGCTTATTGAAAGAAATGAGCTAATGGCTGCTATGGAGTATTCAAAGCAGTTACATGCTTTAAATTTATCAGACGAAGAAGTGATGATGGCTAATCACTTGTCAGGTAAAATAGCGTTTAAGAAGCATGATTTAATAGCAGCGGAACAGTACTTTTTAAAAGGAGGAGCGCAGTCTTATTATGTATTAGCTAAACTATATACCCAAAATAGGGAGTATGCGAATGCTTTTTTGTATTACGAAAAAAAGGGGACTTACAAAGCCCTTTTTAAAGCCGGGAGTATTGCAAAGGTTCAAGGCTTAAGGGACGCGGCTTATAAATATTTAAAAGAAGCTATTACAATTGGAGAAGCAAATGTAAAGAGCACGCTTTGGAAAGCATATTTGAAACTAGGTGCCTTGTATCATACTGAAGATATAAAACTTGCTGAAGACTTTTATTTGAAGGCTATTGCTTTTGAAAATTCAGGAACAAAGGCGTTTAATAATTTAGGGGTATTATATATCAATAATAATAGGTTTGAAGAGGCTTTAAAAGTATTAAATAAAGCGATTGTAAGGTTTCCTGAGCATAGTACAGCCTATTTCAACACATGTTGTTTATATGCGTTACAAAACCAATTAGACGAGGCTAATGTCTGGTTGGAAAAAGCCTTGTATTATGGTTTTGATAGATATAAAGTAAAAGTAGATAGTGATTTAAAGGAGCTGATAAAAACACCAGTTTATAAAGAACTGATGGCAAGGTATAGTTTTGAAAATCGCTATTTACATCATTATAAAAGTAAAATACTACAAGAACATCCTGAGGTGATTGAGGATATTTCATTTTATAAAATGCCAATAGAAAAGGGCTTTGAAGAGGTTTTAAAGAAAGCAATTAATGTTACCCAGTTCAGTTTTGATGGTGCATTAAAAACGTTTCCAACAGTCATTACTAAATTTAAAAAATTAGAAAAGGTAAAACTTACTAATAATTCAATTCAAGATTTTCCTGAGGAATTTTTAAAGATGGATATAGATTGTGTGAGTTTAGAATTGAAATTTTTAAAAGAGTTTCCTGTAGCATTAGGTAGGTTGAAAAATTTAGAATACTTTCAATTGGGTAGTTTTAAATTTCAAGAAATACCTAAAGACATTGCGCGTTTTTCAGATCTAATAACACTTACTATAAAACATGCTAAAGTACTTACCAGCATTCATCGCGAAATAGGGAGTTTGTCTAACTTATGTGTTTTAGAAATTAGAGACACTACTTTAACTCATTTACCTGTTGAAATAGCAGAACTAAAAAAACTAAGTGAGTTAACACTTTCTGAAAACCCAAATATAAAATACTTGCCAGAAGAAATTTTTACGATGCCTAGTTTAGATAGGATTATTTTGCATAAAAATGGGTTCGCTAGTACAGAAGCAACAAAATTATTTGAAGAAGGGAAACAACGTAGGATGGAAAAAAGAATCATGGGCGTTTTTCTTGCTATTTTACAAGATAATGATGCTTATGTTGAAAAAAACGCAACGTTTAAAGACTTTTTATTAGCACTTAATTCGTCGGTAAGTATGCTTCGAAATAAAGTTTTATTACGACTTAATAAACAAGACCTAACGGTTGATTTGGATGCTAATTCTGAGGTTTTGGTTTTAGGGAAGTTTGATAAAAGTATTACCGCTGTAAAAAATGAAGTTAAAGACATGGGGTATGCTGTAGCTAAAAAATGGAGCGCAAAAACAACCCACATTTTAATTGGTGAAAAACCAGGAGACAAACTTATTCCTTTATTAGATAAAACGGTCTGTTGGGTTACAGAAAAACAGATAAGACCTGAAGATACTAAAAAAAGCACGCCTGCTGTAGCGCTTAATGAGATGATGACGCAGCAAATAAAAACCTTATTAGATAGTACAGATGACACCAACTTAACCATGGCAATTGAAATGATTGAAGCGACGCAATCTGCCAATGTGTTTGCAATGTGTTTATTTTTAAATTATCAGTATTCTTCAGATAAAGACAATAAGAAAAATATACTTTCTCTTATAAAGGGGTTAGAGGATGAAATACTAGTAACTCTATTTGCTAAAAAATATGGATTTAAAACTGCTTCAGAGAAAAAAGTAAAAGAGTATATACAAAAGATTCCAAAACTTGCAGGTTTTAATGAAGTAGAATTTGCAAATACTATTTTTGTTTTGAGTGGTAAAGGGGTTGATTATCTTCTGGAAAATGGAACATCAGAACAAAAAAGTAAGGTTTTAAATACTTTGGTAGCGGATGGGGTTTTAGATTTTGGTTACGATTGTGATATAAGAACCTTGCCTGAGGAAATAGGTGAATTAGAGGCGCTTACTAAGTTAGATTTATCGCACCTTAAATTAAAAGAATTCCCTGTGTTTTTGACAAAACTTGTAAGTTTAGAAAACATTTGCTTAGTTAAAACGCGTCTTAAAACATTGCCTAAGGAAATAGCAAACCTTAAAAATCTTACTAAAATAGACTTAAATTCTTGCTCCTTTAAAAAATTCCCGAAAGAAGTGTATCAATTAGAGAACATAGAATATTTATCGTTTGATAAAGGTCATTCAGATTCTAGCCAAGCCATATCAGTGATACCAGAAGGTATTTCTAATTTAAAAAAACTACGAATATTAAAATTTGATAGAAACCCTATTACTTTACTGCCTAATGATATTGGTGAGTTAGATGCTTTAGAATACTTGGGGTTAATGTCCAATGACATTAGCAATCTGCCTGAAAGCTTTGGGGATTTAAAATCCTTAAAAAAATTAGATATTACATGTTTTAATGAAGAAAACCCATATGATTGTTCGGGTATTTTAGCAAAAATAAAGACGTTAGAAGAGTTAACGATATCTACAAGTCAATTTAATGTGTATGCAAATTTATCCAAAATGACGTCCCTGAAAAAATTAGTGATTTCTGGTAGTCGTGATTTAAAAGCTAAAGATTGGGTCGCAGAAGGAAAAAAACAATTACCTAACTGTGAGGTCGGTACTTTGTATAATTATGTTTATTAA